The Chloroflexota bacterium genome window below encodes:
- a CDS encoding ABC transporter ATP-binding protein encodes MTVDWQTGELQETTNGTDSSNVILDIKDLRVHYATPTGDVIAVNGISFKIYERETIALVGESGCGKTTTAMGILRLVQPPGRIVGGQVILEGTDLVPLDDKQLRDIRWHKVSLIPQGAMNSLNPIMRVRDQIGDAIETHEGRQPKQALKERILELLNLVGLPGRVYDMYPHELSGGMKQRVCIAMAIALNPTLVIADEFTSALDVVVQRVVAQTMMDVKEQMGVSMILIGHDMGLVAQLVDRVVVMYAGNIVEIAPVQATFAEPLHPYTQLLIESIPSIKERKPLKVTEGLTHDLRDPPPGCIFQFRCPFVMDICREDAPLLQELKPRHEVACHLYEETATGFINIATRSSFDVPTPSGNS; translated from the coding sequence ATGACCGTCGACTGGCAGACGGGAGAGCTTCAAGAGACCACCAACGGTACAGACAGCTCCAACGTGATTCTCGATATCAAGGATCTCCGTGTCCATTACGCAACGCCCACCGGGGATGTGATCGCGGTCAACGGGATCAGTTTTAAGATCTACGAGCGGGAAACGATCGCTTTGGTGGGCGAGTCGGGCTGCGGAAAGACGACCACCGCCATGGGCATTCTGCGATTGGTGCAACCTCCTGGCCGTATCGTAGGTGGCCAGGTGATCCTGGAGGGCACCGACCTGGTCCCGCTCGACGACAAGCAGTTGCGCGATATCCGCTGGCACAAGGTTTCCCTGATCCCCCAGGGGGCCATGAACTCGCTGAATCCCATCATGCGTGTCAGGGATCAGATCGGCGACGCCATCGAGACGCATGAAGGCAGGCAGCCGAAACAGGCCTTGAAGGAACGAATCCTGGAACTGTTGAATTTGGTCGGCCTGCCCGGACGGGTCTACGACATGTATCCCCACGAGCTGAGTGGCGGCATGAAACAGCGGGTTTGCATTGCCATGGCCATCGCCCTGAACCCGACCCTGGTGATCGCCGATGAGTTCACCAGCGCTCTCGACGTGGTGGTGCAGCGGGTTGTGGCCCAGACCATGATGGACGTCAAGGAACAGATGGGGGTTTCCATGATCCTGATCGGCCACGACATGGGGCTCGTTGCCCAGCTGGTGGATCGTGTGGTCGTCATGTATGCCGGCAATATCGTGGAAATCGCGCCGGTCCAGGCAACTTTTGCCGAACCGCTGCATCCCTATACCCAATTGCTGATCGAGTCCATTCCCTCCATCAAGGAGCGCAAACCCCTCAAGGTGACCGAGGGATTGACCCATGATCTGCGCGATCCACCGCCTGGATGCATTTTCCAGTTTCGTTGCCCCTTCGTCATGGATATCTGCCGCGAGGACGCGCCTCTTCTACAGGAACTGAAGCCGCGGCACGAGGTCGCCTGCCACCTGTACGAAGAGACGGCAACAGGTTTTATCAATATCGCCACCCGGAGCAGTTTTGATGTCCCAACCCCTTCTGGAAATTCGTAA
- a CDS encoding ABC transporter ATP-binding protein, which produces MSQPLLEIRKATKIYGGGFLQSGPQTIALQDFDLTIEERPASITTIAGESGSGKTTLANLVLGFIELTSGQIHYKGRDIADMNKAQRMAYRREVQAVFQDPYAVYNPFYRVKHIFDIVIKNFKLARNKQEAKDIIEDALNVVGMLGEEVLEKYPHQLSGGQRQRMMVARAYMLQPSLIVADEPVSMVDASLRAMILDIMLRLRDEKHISFLYITHDLSTAYQIGDEIDILYQGSIAEKGDTAKVIENPKHPYVQELIGSIPVPDPNERWDTDLVLPTEEELRAHADSGCRFYPRCPHDMERCLEKQPFLYQIDGSEHLAACYLYDDLPVGE; this is translated from the coding sequence ATGTCCCAACCCCTTCTGGAAATTCGTAAAGCCACCAAAATCTACGGTGGCGGCTTTCTTCAGTCCGGTCCCCAGACCATTGCTCTTCAGGACTTCGACCTGACCATCGAGGAACGGCCGGCCTCCATTACCACTATTGCCGGCGAGAGCGGCAGTGGCAAAACCACCCTGGCCAATCTTGTCCTGGGTTTCATCGAGCTGACCTCCGGACAGATTCACTACAAGGGCCGGGACATTGCCGACATGAACAAGGCCCAGAGGATGGCCTACCGGCGCGAGGTCCAGGCGGTCTTCCAGGATCCCTACGCAGTCTATAATCCCTTTTATCGGGTCAAACATATTTTTGACATCGTGATCAAGAACTTCAAGCTGGCCCGCAACAAACAGGAGGCCAAGGACATCATCGAGGATGCGTTGAATGTGGTAGGCATGCTCGGTGAAGAGGTGCTGGAGAAATATCCCCACCAGCTGAGCGGCGGGCAGCGCCAGCGCATGATGGTGGCACGGGCCTACATGTTGCAGCCAAGCCTGATCGTGGCCGACGAGCCCGTTTCCATGGTGGATGCTTCCCTGCGAGCCATGATCCTGGACATCATGTTGCGGCTGCGGGATGAAAAGCATATTTCCTTCCTCTACATCACCCATGATCTCAGCACTGCCTACCAGATTGGCGATGAGATCGACATTCTCTACCAGGGATCAATTGCCGAGAAAGGGGATACCGCCAAGGTCATCGAGAATCCCAAACACCCCTACGTGCAGGAATTGATCGGCTCCATTCCGGTACCCGATCCCAATGAGCGCTGGGACACCGATCTGGTCCTGCCCACCGAGGAGGAGTTGCGGGCCCATGCCGACAGCGGTTGTCGTTTCTACCCCCGCTGCCCCCATGACATGGAGCGTTGTCTTGAAAAGCAGCCCTTCCTCTATCAGATCGATGGCAGCGAACACCTGGCTGCCTGTTATCTCTATGATGATCTTCCTGTCGGCGAGTGA
- a CDS encoding pentapeptide repeat-containing protein has translation MTDTRSLDPTQRARIAIIAILVIPTLALIAYFAYVFVLRDRLATCPPDCQQTDLTDANLRQMNLAGANLSSATLSGVDLAGADLRKTNLYFANFKDANLQGADLREADLRGALLHGTDLSGANLQQADLGGSRMAWANLSEADLRGTMFRGTELSGANLRGARLDVSTTLSPKWRQVWEIVNNDQTGRQLAGVDLRGANLSGAILESADLRQADLRDAVLSGTNLAGAQLEGARLQQSSIDGLTQLPAKWFQTWQIVNETEEGRSLAGIDLSAANLQAAYLRAADLSAANLDEAVLQEADLRQADLRQASLRDADLTEASLHQADLQGADLTGTNLSGVDLRESDLRQAILDETTLISDGWRTVWQIVNGGAVNGQFSGAVLSWADLVGADLSGANLQGADLSNALLKSADLADADLSGASLWGADLTGADLTGADLRNADLRWAVLERTLLNGAMLEGAIMPE, from the coding sequence ATGACTGACACAAGGTCCCTGGACCCCACACAACGAGCCAGAATAGCGATCATAGCCATTCTCGTGATCCCAACGCTTGCCCTTATTGCCTACTTTGCCTACGTTTTTGTGCTGCGCGACAGGCTGGCAACCTGCCCTCCCGACTGTCAGCAGACCGATCTGACCGATGCCAACCTGCGGCAAATGAACCTTGCCGGTGCCAATCTGAGTAGCGCCACCCTCTCCGGTGTTGATCTGGCCGGGGCTGATCTGAGGAAGACCAACCTCTATTTTGCCAACTTCAAGGATGCCAACCTTCAGGGCGCGGATCTGCGGGAAGCTGATCTCAGGGGTGCCTTGCTTCATGGCACAGACCTCAGTGGCGCCAATCTTCAGCAGGCGGACCTGGGCGGCAGCCGGATGGCCTGGGCAAATCTAAGCGAGGCGGACCTGCGCGGGACGATGTTTCGAGGCACTGAACTTTCGGGAGCCAACCTGAGAGGGGCGCGCCTGGACGTGTCGACCACGCTCAGTCCCAAGTGGCGACAGGTGTGGGAAATCGTCAACAACGACCAGACAGGCCGCCAGCTTGCAGGCGTGGATCTGCGGGGTGCCAACCTGAGTGGAGCCATCCTGGAGTCTGCTGATCTGCGGCAGGCCGACCTGCGAGACGCTGTTCTGTCCGGAACCAACCTTGCCGGCGCTCAACTGGAAGGCGCCCGATTGCAGCAGTCAAGCATCGATGGCCTGACCCAGTTGCCGGCCAAATGGTTCCAGACCTGGCAGATCGTCAACGAGACAGAGGAAGGCCGCAGCCTGGCAGGTATCGATCTGTCAGCGGCCAATTTGCAGGCGGCATACCTGCGGGCTGCAGACCTCAGTGCGGCAAACCTGGATGAGGCTGTTCTGCAGGAAGCCGATCTGCGCCAGGCCGATCTGCGCCAGGCCAGTCTACGCGACGCGGATCTCACCGAGGCCAGCCTGCACCAGGCTGATTTGCAGGGCGCCGACCTGACCGGCACCAACCTCAGTGGAGTCGATCTGCGCGAGAGCGATCTTCGGCAGGCTATTCTGGATGAGACAACCCTGATCTCGGACGGTTGGCGTACTGTCTGGCAGATCGTCAACGGCGGTGCGGTTAATGGGCAGTTCTCAGGGGCTGTGCTAAGCTGGGCGGACCTGGTGGGTGCCGACTTGTCGGGTGCCAACCTGCAGGGCGCCGATCTCAGTAACGCACTGCTGAAAAGCGCCGATCTGGCTGACGCCGATCTGTCGGGCGCCAGCCTATGGGGTGCCGACTTGACAGGTGCAGACCTGACGGGTGCCGATTTACGCAACGCTGACCTGCGCTGGGCTGTTCTGGAGAGAACCCTGTTGAACGGTGCAATGCTCGAAGGCGCGATCATGCCGGAGTGA